TCGGGAAGGTGTTCGGCGTGTTGAACAGGCTGCCGATCGCGCGGCCATTCAAGGCAGCGGGAATCGCCATGAGTTCCGACAGCTGGTCGAAGTCGTGCTCGAAGTATCCGGTGTTCAGGATCAGTGCGTGGTCGCCAAGAGCGATGCGTGTCGACCAGGCCGACTCCACGAACTTGTAGTCTGCGCTTGTGGGATTGGTGGCCGCGTTACGGTCCAGGGCGTCGTCGACGTCTCCGCCAAGCGCGTTCAGATAACGAAGACAGGCGCCGAGCGGTCCGCGAAACGGCGGCGCGTCCGGCGCGCAGTGCTCAAGCTCCCACAACTGGGTGTTCTTGCCCTTCATTGAACCCAGGTCGACCCGACCGCTGATCTCCACGGAGTCCGTCGGATCCCAGCGGACCGATGCACGCCCGATGCGGTCGGTGGAATCGGGCCCATCCTCGTTCAGGCGCGTGTTTCGGACATAGCCGCCCGTGGCCGTCTCGCGGCCGGACAGCCTGACGGAAAGCTTGTCATTAATCGGAGCCGTCACGCCGAGCTCGAGGGTGTAGTCGTCGAAGGCAGGCGCCCAGTAGGCCGTTCCATTAGCCGCGAAGGTCGCGCCAGGCTTGCGAGTGGTGATGTTGAGGGCGCCAGCAATGGCGTTACTGCCGAAAAACGTCGTCTGCGGCCCCTTAAGCACCTCGACCCGCTCAAGATCGAATAGCGCGGCCCGTGTCGACCGAGCACGCGCGCGGTAGACTCCATCGACGAAGGTGGCGACGGACTGCTCAAAGCCCGCATTGAGAGACGAACCGACGCCGCGAACATTGATGACGTCAGCGGCGGGGCCTCGGGCGATCCGCACTGCCGGCAGGCGGGCGGAGAGCTCTTCCAGGTTCCGGATATTGGCCTGCTCCAGGGTCGCGCCGCTCGTAATGCTGGCGGAGATCGGCACATCCTGAAGACGTTGAACTCGCCCCTGCGCGGTAACCAGCACCTCAGTCACGTCGGCCTCAGGGACGCCTTCTGATGCGCGGCTTTCAGCGGCGGGCGGCGGCGCAGAAATCATCTGGGTCGACGCCTTAATCAGCTTCGGCGCAGCGCTTTGGGGAGCGCGTGCGAGAACAAATGCGCCGTCCGATGTCCTCTTGATGGTCATGCCTGCGGAGCGCGCTAGAATTGCGAGCGCAGTCTCGGCAGTGTAGGCGCCACGAAGCGCCGGAGCGCGACGCCCCCCAATGTCCGCGGGATCAAAGGCGACGCTGACGCCAGCACTCGCCCCAACGGCAAGCATCGAGTCGGACAACAGTTGCTCTGGAATATTGTAAGGACGAGCAAAGTCCGGTCTTAGGCCGGCTCTGGCCTGCCCCGGAAGGGCGAAGGACATTGCGATAACAATCGCGGTTCCGGACGCCAAGGCGACGCGCTTGTGGAGTTTGGACATGTTTCCCCCGGATCAGGCGGCCCATCGTTCGCGGGCTTTGCCTGTCAGTAGTTAGACGGGGACGGCGTCCGATCCCGACATCGCGGAAAAGAGTTTCATTGTCGGTCCAGTCTTACTAGTGCGCCTGTGTCTGTCACCCTCGCATCATGCAGTAGGGCTACTGAGCGCGCGAATCCTGCAGGATCGGCTGTGTTGAACACCCCGGACACTTTGAGCCCCGCAAGGTCAGGGTCCGCCACCTGCAAGGGCCTGCGGTTGTAACGGTTGAACTCGCTCGCCGCTTCTAGCAACGTCGCGTTGTCGAGCACCAGCAATCCCCGCCGCCAAGCGGTCACTGTTTCGAGACTTGGGCGATCGATCATTGAACCGGCAGGCCCGATGGTCAGCCTCTCTTGTGGATCGAGGATGGCCAACCGCTTAACGCCGCCCGCGCCAGCCTGGGTGACCTCAACTCGGCCTGAAACCAGTGTGACCGCCGTCTCGGTCGCCTCTTGCCGGACGACGAATATTGTCCCAAGCGCCCTAACCTCCTCCGAACCGGCCTGCGCGATGAACGGGCGGTTCGGGTTCTTGGCCACCTCAAACATCGCCTCGCCGCGTCGGAGAACCACGCGCCGCCGCAGCCGACCGTAGTCGACCATAACTTCAGAGCCGGTGTTCAAGGCGACGCGACTGCCGTCATCCAGAGTTAGCACCCTCTGCTCGCCGATGGCGGTCCGATAGACGGGGCGCTTGGCGGTCCATGACAACGAAAGCCCGATGCCCGCCAAGACGCACGCAGCAATGGCAAGTCCAGCCGCCAGACGCCGCGGTTGTCTTTCGCGAGCTGGTGAGGAGGCCACCGCTCCCGGCAACAGTTCCCAGGTTTCGGTAACCTGCGCGAACGCGCGGGCATGGCCTTCATCAGCAAGCCAGGCTCTAAACCCCTCCTCAAGACCTGCTGAACGTTCCGGTTGCCGCATACGGCCGAGCCAGGCTGCAGCCTCGGCGAGCGCGACGTCGTCAATCAGTTCCACCCGTCGCCCCATCACCAGCCATCCAGCCAATTGGTGGGGAAGACGAGAGCGCGGGCCACCCGCTTCTCTGCCGCAGCGACGCTGATCCCCTCCGCCTTAGCGAGCTCTGCATAGGTCGCGCCCTCCAGCCGCTGGGCCAGCAGACAGCGCCTCGTGACAGGATCCAATTGAGCTACGCCGGCTTTGGCGCGCCTGAGGCGCTCGCGCCCCCGCAGCACCTCCTCAGGGGTTGGCGCGCCGTCCGCAATCTCCGTGACCTGGGAAGCATCGAAGACGAATGGAGCATTGCGGCGCCGGCGTGCCTCGTCCTTGCTGATATTCACCGCCGCGCGAACAAGAAACGCTTCTTTGGACCGCACGCTATGGATGCGTTCGTAGGCCTCAAGACGCGCGAAAGCTTCCTGAACGACATCATCGATGTCGTCGCGGGCGACGCCACGTCGGGCGACGACATTGCGCGCCTTTTTCAGCATCTGGCCAAGCGCCATGCCACCCGTCCCTAACCACAGTGCTCGTCAATTAGACGTTCGGGACCGACGATTCAGATGACTTGAGCGAAAAAAATCGCGCGCCCCCGTCCGTCGGGCTCAGGCCGTCGCTTTGTCAGAGCAAATAGCCTGGGGTGATCGCGGCCTGCTAGCGCAAACGTAGGGCCGACCCGAAGAAGCCCTTCCGCCTCTTCAACCCTTCGCCCGAGGTCATTCGCCTCGTCGGAACCGGTTGGCCCGCCGGCTGCCCTCAAGATCGTCAAGCGGCTCATGAAGCAGTCTTGAGGCCTGCAGGGCTGCGAACGTCGCGGGGCCGAGAAGAGGTGGTCAGCTACGCGCCGGGCGGCGTCTCCGCTGCGGCCGACGCGTCTTTGCGCAACGCGTCTCGGAACCTGGCCAAGCGGGCCCGATAGTTCTCAGCGTCGCCATAGTCGAGGAAGGCGTTGTACCTCTGGTGCGGGTCGACCACCCTCAGGGCGTGTTTGATCGGACACCAATATTGCTCCGTCCGGCTGCCGATCTCGCGGACATAGGCGAACACACCGTTGGCGTAGGCGCAGTAAAGGCAGTTTAGCGCCTCGATGACGTTCAGATAGGCTAGGCGCCGCCGGTCGAAGAGGACGTAGCCGGCCCGGGGAACCTGCGGCACGCCGTAAACGCGAAAGCAGATCGCCTGGAAGAGGCTCGCCCAGCCGTCCAGCAAGAGGATGGGCAAGGCCAGGGAATAGATCACCGGCGCGCTGAGGACGGTGGCGAGGGAGGCGCGGGACAGATATTCCGGGACACTCTGACGCAGGCGGCGGTGCTCCAAGGCGATGCCGTGCTCAAATTCTGCGAGCCCGTTCTTCAGGCTCCAGCCGAGCACTTTGCGGCGCGCGTGGATCTCCCGATCGAGGGCGGCCTGGAGTTCGACGATCTGGCTTGCCAGATCCTGCATGCGTTGTGTCACCAGGAGGGGTTCCGGCCGCTTAGGAGGGCCCGCGCTGTGCAGGAGCACTGAAGAGCTTACAGGCGCGCGCCATGAAGCCGAAGCGCATTCCCGGTGGCGGATTTCCAACGGCGGCGCCTGGTATGCGCGCGCTCCCTTGCTCGGACGGGAGCGCAGCGGGGGCACGGAAACCGTACCGGCGACCGCCCGGACACACCTGCGCCGCATTGCCACGACGCCCCTCGCAATTGGACGGCAGCCACCAAATGCGATTGCGTGAGGGACTTCGTCCATGGCGGCGTCAGCTTCTGGGGGATTGGAGATCGCCTGATGACACCGACCGCACGCCCACGATTTGCCGCCCTCACGACTCTCGCCCTGTTGTCCGTAATCACGACCGCGGTGCGCGCACAGTCCTCTGGGCTGGGCAACGCAGCTTCAGGCCCATCGAGGAGCGGGTTCAGCGATGTGGAGCACACGACTGAAAACATAATCACTCAACCCAACCGCGACGCCGGATTGATGAGCGTTGACATTCCCGCCCCTCTGATGCGGGCGAGCGCCGCTCCTTATGCCCTGCCAAACGAGCCAAGCTGCGAGGAAATCGAGACCGAGCTCGGCGAGTTGAACGCGCTTTTGGGGCCGGAGTCCGTCACACCCCCCGACTCTATGAGTATGCGGGTGGCCAAGGTCGCCGAAGCTGGCGGCAGAGCGGCCGTCAACTCGATAGTCCCTTTTAGAACCTTCGTGCGCGAAGTGTCCGGCGCCGCGCTCGCACAGCGGCCATCCGTCTGTTTGATCACGTACTGGTCTCAGGCCCAAAGCTCCGCGACCGCATGATCCGTGATACCGGCGTCGACCCAAACCGAATTAGCATCATTGGCTATCCGAAGTTCGACATGGCGCCCCGCGCTGCGGCCTCGCGCCCGGCGGGCGATGCCCGGCGCCCCGTAGTACTCTACAATCCCCACGTTTCGCCGCACCTGTCCTCCTGGTATCGGCATGGCCGCAAGGTGCTCGACTGGTTCGCTGGCCAAGACGAATACGACCTGATTTTCGCGCCGCACGTCATGCTGTTCCAGCGGCCCTACGTGCTGACGATCGACCGCCTGCGGATCGACCGCGTTGGCGTAGTCGCCCCGAATCACTGGCAGGCGGCGAACATCCATATCGACCTCGGCGGCCCGCGCTCGACCGACATGACCTACACCACCCGGGCCGACATCTACCTCGGCGACGCCAGCAGCCAGGTGTATGAGTTCCTGCTGCGCCCCCGACCCTGCGTCTTCATCAACAGCCACCGAGTCGCCTGGCGCGACGACGTCAACTTTAGCCACTGGCGCCACGGCCCGGTCATCGATGATGTCGCCAACCTGGGCGACGCCCTGCTGGCTGCGCGTCGTGATCACGAAGCCGTCTACCGATCCATTCAGCAGGCGCTCTTTGACTACACCTTTGATCTTTCGGCCGAGCCTTCCGCCCGACGCGCGGCGGCCGTGATCGCCGAATTGGCTGGCCTGACATGGACAGTACGATTTGAACGCCCCCGCCAGCGTCGGCGGGCTGGCGTTTGACCGATGACACACAAGGTGCGTAGCGCAGGCAGCAATGTCCCCCAAATCACGCGGGGCTGACGGGTGACAAGGCTTTCGCCACCACTCTGGACGAGAACGTTAGCTACTGGAGCGCTTGATGGTCTTGCCGCTTCACCGCTTTCCCGTCGCTGCAGCCGCCGTCGCAGCGGCCGGCGCCATTCTGGTGATGGGTTTGGATGCCTGCATCCTCCTGGCGGCGCTGTCGTCCTGGGGGCGGCGCTGTCGTCCTGGGGGCGGCGCTGCCGCCCTCGCCAACAGGATCGGCGGCGCCTGCCCGCACACTCGCCTTTCCACGTGCGCGCGGTTTCGCCTCCGTTTGACTTTCTTCCGGGTTGGGAGGCCAATGGACTCATGACGCTGCGATCGACATTCCGGCGCTTCTGCCATTACGGCGGCAGCCTCCTCGCAGTCCAGTAGCCCCGGACTTTCCGCGCACCGCGCTGGTCCGGGGGCTCTCCCCTTCCATAAAATTATGCGTCGCCATTCCAAGGCGGCGCATTCCAATTCCACGGTTTGGAGTATCGCCATGGCCCATCAGGCTAAATCAGAGTTTCGTCCTGCCATCGTCCTGCGGGAGACCGATGCCGAGCGGCTATCGAATCTCGCGAGCCAGATGGAGGCCAGCGCCTCTTTGGCCGCCAACCTGCTGCTTGACGAAATCGATCGCGCTGAGGTTCGGGCGGACCACTTGGTTGCGGACACCACGGTCGGTATGCATTCCGTCGTGGAGTTTATCGATGGCGCGCACGAACGGGCACGGACCGTCACGCTCGTCTATCCGAGCGAAGCTGATATCTCAGCTAATCGGATCTCCATTCTCACACCAGTGGGGGCGGGATTAATCGGCCTGTCGCCCGGCCAGAGCATTAACTGGCCCGATCGCGACGGCAACG
This is a stretch of genomic DNA from Phenylobacterium immobile (ATCC 35973). It encodes these proteins:
- a CDS encoding FecR family protein; the protein is MELIDDVALAEAAAWLGRMRQPERSAGLEEGFRAWLADEGHARAFAQVTETWELLPGAVASSPARERQPRRLAAGLAIAACVLAGIGLSLSWTAKRPVYRTAIGEQRVLTLDDGSRVALNTGSEVMVDYGRLRRRVVLRRGEAMFEVAKNPNRPFIAQAGSEEVRALGTIFVVRQEATETAVTLVSGRVEVTQAGAGGVKRLAILDPQERLTIGPAGSMIDRPSLETVTAWRRGLLVLDNATLLEAASEFNRYNRRPLQVADPDLAGLKVSGVFNTADPAGFARSVALLHDARVTDTGALVRLDRQ
- a CDS encoding RNA polymerase sigma factor, which translates into the protein MALGQMLKKARNVVARRGVARDDIDDVVQEAFARLEAYERIHSVRSKEAFLVRAAVNISKDEARRRRNAPFVFDASQVTEIADGAPTPEEVLRGRERLRRAKAGVAQLDPVTRRCLLAQRLEGATYAELAKAEGISVAAAEKRVARALVFPTNWLDGW
- the rnk gene encoding nucleoside diphosphate kinase regulator; its protein translation is MAHQAKSEFRPAIVLRETDAERLSNLASQMEASASLAANLLLDEIDRAEVRADHLVADTTVGMHSVVEFIDGAHERARTVTLVYPSEADISANRISILTPVGAGLIGLSPGQSINWPDRDGNERALRILKVSRSEAAGGT